The following are encoded together in the bacterium genome:
- a CDS encoding VanZ family protein — MENTKCRVGPAIRWLAVAAYAGFLFYLSSLHHVSLPRFPFSDKFVHAFFYAGFGSVFVWAFDPLARGWAPARVLLTAGLAAFLYGVTDEFHQRFVRGRSPEAADLIFDALGGLLGGGLYLALRRKGKAKTHDSPVVSL; from the coding sequence TTGGAAAATACAAAATGTAGGGTTGGCCCCGCGATCCGGTGGCTGGCCGTCGCCGCCTACGCGGGGTTTCTCTTTTACCTCTCGTCGCTTCATCACGTCTCGCTCCCGCGCTTCCCGTTTTCCGACAAGTTTGTTCATGCCTTTTTTTACGCCGGATTCGGCTCGGTGTTCGTCTGGGCCTTCGATCCCCTGGCGCGGGGCTGGGCGCCCGCCCGCGTCCTTCTCACGGCCGGGCTCGCGGCCTTCCTGTACGGGGTGACGGACGAGTTTCACCAACGCTTCGTGCGGGGCCGGTCGCCCGAGGCGGCCGACTTGATTTTTGACGCGCTGGGTGGGTTGTTGGGAGGGGGGCTTTATCTCGCGCTCCGACGTAAGGGAAAAGCTAAGACGCACGATTCGCCGGTCGTCTCTCTTTGA
- a CDS encoding bifunctional nuclease family protein — translation MKVTGLTIDPFTNMPIIILKDLDEKSALPIWIGLIEASAIATELEKIKLARPMTHDLMKNILHTLDVRVARVEVNDLADNTFYARIYLAAGGKEHVIDSRPSDAIALALRAGAPIFVDRKVIEKSRQIDLNKEGISGEKGEKEKWAEFLENLNPEDFGKYKM, via the coding sequence ATCATCATCCTCAAGGACTTGGATGAGAAGAGCGCGCTTCCCATCTGGATCGGTTTGATCGAGGCCTCGGCCATCGCGACGGAATTGGAAAAGATCAAGCTTGCCCGGCCGATGACGCACGACCTCATGAAGAATATCCTGCACACGCTTGACGTCCGCGTGGCCCGCGTCGAGGTGAACGACCTGGCGGACAACACCTTTTACGCGCGCATCTACCTCGCCGCCGGCGGCAAGGAGCACGTCATTGATTCGAGGCCGTCGGACGCCATCGCCCTCGCGCTCCGCGCGGGAGCGCCCATCTTCGTGGACCGGAAGGTCATCGAAAAATCCAGGCAGATCGACCTGAACAAGGAAGGGATTTCCGGGGAGAAGGGCGAGAAGGAGAAATGGGCCGAGTTCCTGGAAAACCTCAACCCGGAAGACTTTGGAAAATACAAAATGTAG